One part of the Athene noctua chromosome Z, bAthNoc1.hap1.1, whole genome shotgun sequence genome encodes these proteins:
- the STARD6 gene encoding stAR-related lipid transfer protein 6 — MDYKKIADEVSEKILSYSQDTSGWRVIKVSKNVTVSSKPSKEYAGNIYRGEGIIKEVPSKIIPFMYLPEYRNKWDKALQSYKLLERIDQDTGIYHSVTHSYGMGLISSRDFVDLLYVKPYPGGILTTNSVSVEYSSCPPTPSCVRGYNNPCGYVCSPLPENAEHSKLVVFIQPQLGGMLPGSVVETALPTTLINLITETRAGLKDLKTHN; from the exons ATGGACTATAAGAAAATTGCGGATGaagtttcagagaaaattttATCGTACAGTCAAGATACTTCAGGATGGAGAGTGATAAAAGTTTCA AAAAATGTTACCGTTTCTTCAAAGCCTTCAAAAGAGTACGCAGGAAATAT ATACCGTGGAGAAGGGATAATTAAGGAAGTCCCTAgtaaaattattccttttatgTATCTTCCTGAATATCGAAACAAATGGGACAAAGCATTACAGTCTTACAAGCTGTTAGAAAGGATTGACCAG GACACTGGTATATACCACAGTGTAACCCACAGTTATGGTATGGGACTGATTTCATCAAGAGATTTTGTTGACCTGTTGTACGTTAAACCGTACCCCGGTGGGATCCTTACAACTAACT CTGTCAGTGTAGAATACTCCAGTTGCCCTCCAACTCCCTCTTGTGTCCGAGGCTACAACAATCCCTGTGGATACGTCTGTTCCCCTCTGCCTGA GAACGCAGAGCATTCCAAGCTAGTCGTATTTATTCAGCCACAACTAGGAGGAATGCTTCCGGGCTCTGTAGTGGAGACAGCGTTACCTACTACTCTCATAAACTTAATCACCGAAACGAGAGCTGGACTGAAAGACTTGAAAACCCATAATTAA
- the POLI gene encoding DNA polymerase iota isoform X3 has protein sequence MIRNPKLRDKPLGVQQKYIVVTCNYEARKRGVKKMMSVKDAKEKCPQLVLVNGEDLTPYRETSYKVTELLGEFCPLVERLGFDENFVDITEIVEKRLNQLQQSGWSRVGVAGHVYNHQAVNLHDATHVRLVIGSQIAEELRGAIYTRLGLTGCAGVASNKFLSKLVCGTFKPNQQTLLLPESCQDLIRSLDHIQKVPGIGYKTTQRLEMLGVRNVCDLQAFPSAVLEKELGVSAAQRIQKLSYGEDDSPVTPSGPPQSFSDEDSFKKCSSEVEVKEKIEELLPNLLARIHRDGRQPHTVRLTIRQFSTDKWFSRESRQCALPPHLSQKFGKESSNIISPLVDLLMKLFRKMIDVDVPFHLTLLSVCFSNLKDLPSSKKGSIGFYLKHMSPPSGSGKRVREVENVSQGEGSASWDQNCNSTSTTKTRKLSKEKQSNIKKTGIPDFPFHLSPGDIDQEVFRELPEDIQKEMISENPAGIPPEDVPGGLSACFGEAVPGGSPEGHGNPGTSSSVEQPADALNFTGRDLEAGAGQNVLRVPVPGKDKEVCETASEEKTSSRQTGIVFPPHVDTKIFYELPVDVQKELLAEWKSQEPASKTSTDKPPEKPKTKKGRRNPEPCVAQSNSLLRYFQSVLTPIANLLASTLQLLFLMF, from the exons ATGATCCGTAATCCCAAATTAAGAGACAAGCCTTTAG GTGTGCAACAGAAATACATCGTCGTTACCTGTAACTATGAAGCCAGAAAACGTGGAGTTAAGAAAATGATGTCTGTCAAGGACGCTAAAGAGAAGTGTCCTCAGCTGGTACTGGTTAACGGAGAGGATCTGACTCCATACAGGGAAACGTCGTACAAGGTTACAG AGTTGTTGGGGGAATTTTGTCCACTGGTAGAAAGGCTCGGGTTTGATGAAAACTTTGTGGATATCACCGAGATTGTAGAGAAAAGACTAAACCAGCTGCAGCAGAGCGGATGGTCCAGAGTCGGCGTGGCTGGTCACGTGTACAACCACCAAG cTGTCAACTTGCACGACGCAACGCACGTAAGGTTAGTTATCGGATCCCAGATTGCAGAAGAGCTCAGGGGAGCCATCTACACGAGACTGGGCCTCACCGGCTGTGCAGGAGTGGCCTCCAACAAATTCTTGTCTAAACTGGTATGTGGGACCTTTAAACCAAATCAGCAAACACTTCTTCTGCCTGAAAGCTGTCAAGATCTAATACGCAGCCTCGATCACATCCAGAAAGTGCCTG gcattgGCTACAAAACTACCCAACGTCTTGAAATGCTGGGTGTTAGGAACGTGTGTGATCTCCAAGCGTTTccatctgcagtgctggagaAGGAACTGGGTGTTTCTGCTGCTCAACGTATCCAAAAACTCAGCTACGGAGAAGACGATTCCCCTGTGACTCCATCGGGCCCTCCTCAG tcctttagcGATGaagattcctttaaaaaatgttcGTCAGAAGTGGAAGTTAAAGAGAAAATTGAAGAACTGCTTCCTAACCTATTAGCCAG GATCCACAGGGATGGCAGACAGCCCCACACGGTCCGACTGACCATCCGGCAGTTCTCAACTGACAAGTGGTTTAGTCGGGAGAGCCGTCAGTGTGCTCTTCCCCCTCATCTCAGCCAGAAGTTTGGAAAAG aaagcaGCAACATTATATCCCCGTTGGTTGATCTATTAATGAAACTCTTTCGGAAGATGATAGATGTAGATGTGCCGTTTCATCTGACCCTTTTGAGCGTCTGCTTCTCCAACCTCAAAGATCTTCCTAGCAGCAAGAAAGGATCGATTGGTTTCTATTTAAAGCACATGTCACCACCGTCAGGCTCTGGTAAACGTGTCCGG GAAGTGGAAAATGTCTCACAAGGTGAGGGAAGTGCTTCTTGGGACCAGAACTGCAACAGCACCAGCACTACAAAAACTAGGAAACTTtccaaggaaaagcaaagcaatataaaaaaaacaGGAATTCCTGACTTCCCCTTTCATTTGTCTCCCGGTGACATCGATCAGGAAGTCTTCAGGGAACTTCCAGAAGATATTCAAAAAGAAATGATTTCTGAAAACCCAGCAGGGATCCCTCCTGAGGACGTCCCGGGTGGGCTGTCAGCGTGTTTTGGGGAAGCGGTACCCGGGGGTTCTCCCGAGGGTCACGGAAACCCGGGGACAAGCAGCAGCGTGGAACAACCTGCTGATGCTCTGAACTTCACGGGGAGAGACCTGGAAGCTGGAGCTGGCCAGAATGTTCTGCGGGTGCCTGTCCCGGGTAAAGATAAGGAGGTCTGTGAAACAGCTTCCGAGGAGAAAACTTCCAGCAGGCAAACAGGAATTGTATTTCCTCCTCATGTTGACACAAAGATTTTTTATGAACTACCTGTAGATGTGCAAAAAGAGCTACTAGCTGAATGGAAGAGCCAGGAACCTGCGTCCAAAACTTCCACAGATAAACCCCCTGAAAAGcctaaaacaaagaaaggaagaaggaatcCAGAACCGTGTGTAGCACAGTCTAACAGTTTGCTAAG ataCTTTCAATCTGTTTTGACACCGATTGCAAATCTTCTAGCTTCAACGCTTCAACTTTTGTTCTTGATGTTCTGA
- the POLI gene encoding DNA polymerase iota isoform X1 produces MEPFPPPSEEEEEEEEDWLCPQPAGGAAPPAPAEHGKSASAGSAAGRVVVHIDLDCFYAQVEMIRNPKLRDKPLGVQQKYIVVTCNYEARKRGVKKMMSVKDAKEKCPQLVLVNGEDLTPYRETSYKVTELLGEFCPLVERLGFDENFVDITEIVEKRLNQLQQSGWSRVGVAGHVYNHQAVNLHDATHVRLVIGSQIAEELRGAIYTRLGLTGCAGVASNKFLSKLVCGTFKPNQQTLLLPESCQDLIRSLDHIQKVPGIGYKTTQRLEMLGVRNVCDLQAFPSAVLEKELGVSAAQRIQKLSYGEDDSPVTPSGPPQSFSDEDSFKKCSSEVEVKEKIEELLPNLLARIHRDGRQPHTVRLTIRQFSTDKWFSRESRQCALPPHLSQKFGKESSNIISPLVDLLMKLFRKMIDVDVPFHLTLLSVCFSNLKDLPSSKKGSIGFYLKHMSPPSGSGKRVREVENVSQGEGSASWDQNCNSTSTTKTRKLSKEKQSNIKKTGIPDFPFHLSPGDIDQEVFRELPEDIQKEMISENPAGIPPEDVPGGLSACFGEAVPGGSPEGHGNPGTSSSVEQPADALNFTGRDLEAGAGQNVLRVPVPGKDKEVCETASEEKTSSRQTGIVFPPHVDTKIFYELPVDVQKELLAEWKSQEPASKTSTDKPPEKPKTKKGRRNPEPCVAQSNSLLRYFQSVLTPIANLLASTLQLLFLMF; encoded by the exons ATGGAGCCCTTCCCGCCGCcctcggaggaggaggaggaggaggaggaggactggcttTGCCCACAGCcggccggcggggccgctccgcccgccccgg CAGAGCACGGCAAGTCTGCGTCAGCTGGAAGCGCAGCGGGCAGAGTGGTTGTGCACATCGACCTGGACTGCTTTTATGCACAAGTAGAAATGATCCGTAATCCCAAATTAAGAGACAAGCCTTTAG GTGTGCAACAGAAATACATCGTCGTTACCTGTAACTATGAAGCCAGAAAACGTGGAGTTAAGAAAATGATGTCTGTCAAGGACGCTAAAGAGAAGTGTCCTCAGCTGGTACTGGTTAACGGAGAGGATCTGACTCCATACAGGGAAACGTCGTACAAGGTTACAG AGTTGTTGGGGGAATTTTGTCCACTGGTAGAAAGGCTCGGGTTTGATGAAAACTTTGTGGATATCACCGAGATTGTAGAGAAAAGACTAAACCAGCTGCAGCAGAGCGGATGGTCCAGAGTCGGCGTGGCTGGTCACGTGTACAACCACCAAG cTGTCAACTTGCACGACGCAACGCACGTAAGGTTAGTTATCGGATCCCAGATTGCAGAAGAGCTCAGGGGAGCCATCTACACGAGACTGGGCCTCACCGGCTGTGCAGGAGTGGCCTCCAACAAATTCTTGTCTAAACTGGTATGTGGGACCTTTAAACCAAATCAGCAAACACTTCTTCTGCCTGAAAGCTGTCAAGATCTAATACGCAGCCTCGATCACATCCAGAAAGTGCCTG gcattgGCTACAAAACTACCCAACGTCTTGAAATGCTGGGTGTTAGGAACGTGTGTGATCTCCAAGCGTTTccatctgcagtgctggagaAGGAACTGGGTGTTTCTGCTGCTCAACGTATCCAAAAACTCAGCTACGGAGAAGACGATTCCCCTGTGACTCCATCGGGCCCTCCTCAG tcctttagcGATGaagattcctttaaaaaatgttcGTCAGAAGTGGAAGTTAAAGAGAAAATTGAAGAACTGCTTCCTAACCTATTAGCCAG GATCCACAGGGATGGCAGACAGCCCCACACGGTCCGACTGACCATCCGGCAGTTCTCAACTGACAAGTGGTTTAGTCGGGAGAGCCGTCAGTGTGCTCTTCCCCCTCATCTCAGCCAGAAGTTTGGAAAAG aaagcaGCAACATTATATCCCCGTTGGTTGATCTATTAATGAAACTCTTTCGGAAGATGATAGATGTAGATGTGCCGTTTCATCTGACCCTTTTGAGCGTCTGCTTCTCCAACCTCAAAGATCTTCCTAGCAGCAAGAAAGGATCGATTGGTTTCTATTTAAAGCACATGTCACCACCGTCAGGCTCTGGTAAACGTGTCCGG GAAGTGGAAAATGTCTCACAAGGTGAGGGAAGTGCTTCTTGGGACCAGAACTGCAACAGCACCAGCACTACAAAAACTAGGAAACTTtccaaggaaaagcaaagcaatataaaaaaaacaGGAATTCCTGACTTCCCCTTTCATTTGTCTCCCGGTGACATCGATCAGGAAGTCTTCAGGGAACTTCCAGAAGATATTCAAAAAGAAATGATTTCTGAAAACCCAGCAGGGATCCCTCCTGAGGACGTCCCGGGTGGGCTGTCAGCGTGTTTTGGGGAAGCGGTACCCGGGGGTTCTCCCGAGGGTCACGGAAACCCGGGGACAAGCAGCAGCGTGGAACAACCTGCTGATGCTCTGAACTTCACGGGGAGAGACCTGGAAGCTGGAGCTGGCCAGAATGTTCTGCGGGTGCCTGTCCCGGGTAAAGATAAGGAGGTCTGTGAAACAGCTTCCGAGGAGAAAACTTCCAGCAGGCAAACAGGAATTGTATTTCCTCCTCATGTTGACACAAAGATTTTTTATGAACTACCTGTAGATGTGCAAAAAGAGCTACTAGCTGAATGGAAGAGCCAGGAACCTGCGTCCAAAACTTCCACAGATAAACCCCCTGAAAAGcctaaaacaaagaaaggaagaaggaatcCAGAACCGTGTGTAGCACAGTCTAACAGTTTGCTAAG ataCTTTCAATCTGTTTTGACACCGATTGCAAATCTTCTAGCTTCAACGCTTCAACTTTTGTTCTTGATGTTCTGA
- the POLI gene encoding DNA polymerase iota isoform X2: MEPFPPPSEEEEEEEEDWLCPQPAGGAAPPAPEHGKSASAGSAAGRVVVHIDLDCFYAQVEMIRNPKLRDKPLGVQQKYIVVTCNYEARKRGVKKMMSVKDAKEKCPQLVLVNGEDLTPYRETSYKVTELLGEFCPLVERLGFDENFVDITEIVEKRLNQLQQSGWSRVGVAGHVYNHQAVNLHDATHVRLVIGSQIAEELRGAIYTRLGLTGCAGVASNKFLSKLVCGTFKPNQQTLLLPESCQDLIRSLDHIQKVPGIGYKTTQRLEMLGVRNVCDLQAFPSAVLEKELGVSAAQRIQKLSYGEDDSPVTPSGPPQSFSDEDSFKKCSSEVEVKEKIEELLPNLLARIHRDGRQPHTVRLTIRQFSTDKWFSRESRQCALPPHLSQKFGKESSNIISPLVDLLMKLFRKMIDVDVPFHLTLLSVCFSNLKDLPSSKKGSIGFYLKHMSPPSGSGKRVREVENVSQGEGSASWDQNCNSTSTTKTRKLSKEKQSNIKKTGIPDFPFHLSPGDIDQEVFRELPEDIQKEMISENPAGIPPEDVPGGLSACFGEAVPGGSPEGHGNPGTSSSVEQPADALNFTGRDLEAGAGQNVLRVPVPGKDKEVCETASEEKTSSRQTGIVFPPHVDTKIFYELPVDVQKELLAEWKSQEPASKTSTDKPPEKPKTKKGRRNPEPCVAQSNSLLRYFQSVLTPIANLLASTLQLLFLMF, translated from the exons ATGGAGCCCTTCCCGCCGCcctcggaggaggaggaggaggaggaggaggactggcttTGCCCACAGCcggccggcggggccgctccgcccgccccgg AGCACGGCAAGTCTGCGTCAGCTGGAAGCGCAGCGGGCAGAGTGGTTGTGCACATCGACCTGGACTGCTTTTATGCACAAGTAGAAATGATCCGTAATCCCAAATTAAGAGACAAGCCTTTAG GTGTGCAACAGAAATACATCGTCGTTACCTGTAACTATGAAGCCAGAAAACGTGGAGTTAAGAAAATGATGTCTGTCAAGGACGCTAAAGAGAAGTGTCCTCAGCTGGTACTGGTTAACGGAGAGGATCTGACTCCATACAGGGAAACGTCGTACAAGGTTACAG AGTTGTTGGGGGAATTTTGTCCACTGGTAGAAAGGCTCGGGTTTGATGAAAACTTTGTGGATATCACCGAGATTGTAGAGAAAAGACTAAACCAGCTGCAGCAGAGCGGATGGTCCAGAGTCGGCGTGGCTGGTCACGTGTACAACCACCAAG cTGTCAACTTGCACGACGCAACGCACGTAAGGTTAGTTATCGGATCCCAGATTGCAGAAGAGCTCAGGGGAGCCATCTACACGAGACTGGGCCTCACCGGCTGTGCAGGAGTGGCCTCCAACAAATTCTTGTCTAAACTGGTATGTGGGACCTTTAAACCAAATCAGCAAACACTTCTTCTGCCTGAAAGCTGTCAAGATCTAATACGCAGCCTCGATCACATCCAGAAAGTGCCTG gcattgGCTACAAAACTACCCAACGTCTTGAAATGCTGGGTGTTAGGAACGTGTGTGATCTCCAAGCGTTTccatctgcagtgctggagaAGGAACTGGGTGTTTCTGCTGCTCAACGTATCCAAAAACTCAGCTACGGAGAAGACGATTCCCCTGTGACTCCATCGGGCCCTCCTCAG tcctttagcGATGaagattcctttaaaaaatgttcGTCAGAAGTGGAAGTTAAAGAGAAAATTGAAGAACTGCTTCCTAACCTATTAGCCAG GATCCACAGGGATGGCAGACAGCCCCACACGGTCCGACTGACCATCCGGCAGTTCTCAACTGACAAGTGGTTTAGTCGGGAGAGCCGTCAGTGTGCTCTTCCCCCTCATCTCAGCCAGAAGTTTGGAAAAG aaagcaGCAACATTATATCCCCGTTGGTTGATCTATTAATGAAACTCTTTCGGAAGATGATAGATGTAGATGTGCCGTTTCATCTGACCCTTTTGAGCGTCTGCTTCTCCAACCTCAAAGATCTTCCTAGCAGCAAGAAAGGATCGATTGGTTTCTATTTAAAGCACATGTCACCACCGTCAGGCTCTGGTAAACGTGTCCGG GAAGTGGAAAATGTCTCACAAGGTGAGGGAAGTGCTTCTTGGGACCAGAACTGCAACAGCACCAGCACTACAAAAACTAGGAAACTTtccaaggaaaagcaaagcaatataaaaaaaacaGGAATTCCTGACTTCCCCTTTCATTTGTCTCCCGGTGACATCGATCAGGAAGTCTTCAGGGAACTTCCAGAAGATATTCAAAAAGAAATGATTTCTGAAAACCCAGCAGGGATCCCTCCTGAGGACGTCCCGGGTGGGCTGTCAGCGTGTTTTGGGGAAGCGGTACCCGGGGGTTCTCCCGAGGGTCACGGAAACCCGGGGACAAGCAGCAGCGTGGAACAACCTGCTGATGCTCTGAACTTCACGGGGAGAGACCTGGAAGCTGGAGCTGGCCAGAATGTTCTGCGGGTGCCTGTCCCGGGTAAAGATAAGGAGGTCTGTGAAACAGCTTCCGAGGAGAAAACTTCCAGCAGGCAAACAGGAATTGTATTTCCTCCTCATGTTGACACAAAGATTTTTTATGAACTACCTGTAGATGTGCAAAAAGAGCTACTAGCTGAATGGAAGAGCCAGGAACCTGCGTCCAAAACTTCCACAGATAAACCCCCTGAAAAGcctaaaacaaagaaaggaagaaggaatcCAGAACCGTGTGTAGCACAGTCTAACAGTTTGCTAAG ataCTTTCAATCTGTTTTGACACCGATTGCAAATCTTCTAGCTTCAACGCTTCAACTTTTGTTCTTGATGTTCTGA